A region of the Oceanococcus sp. HetDA_MAG_MS8 genome:
GCCCCAATATCATGGCGTCGGCAACGTCGGACACGAAAAACTCGTCAAAGCAGAGGACCCGGCAGCGTTTGGATAAATCTTTGGCAATAGGCAGTAGGGGGTCTGGCTGGTCCGCGTATTGTTTGATGGCCGTGTGTACCTGGGCCATGAAATGGTGGAAGTGGGCCCGGTGTGCGACTCCAGGGGGCAGGTCGGCCGCCAGCATATCCATGAGCATGGTCTTGCCACGTCCCACGCCGCCATACATATAGAGACCCTTGATGTTTTGGCTTTTGCGTCGGCCAAACCACTTACGCGTCGGAGCGCTCGTCAATGCGCTGTAGACGCGTTGCAGGCTTTGTACAGCGCGCTCCTGCGCGGCGTCTGGCTGCAGGAGGCCGTCCTTCAGGGCTTGGGAATAATGAGCCTGGGGGCCAATAGGGGTTGGGGCCACAGCCGATTGGGTCATGATCTGCGCCCTCGGTGGCCGAGCAGGGCGAGTAAGCCTAGCCACAGGCTGCCGCCGCCAGAACCGCCGCCGGAATCATCGTTTGCGCCGGAGCCGCTGTGTAGACAGCTTTGGGCGCTCACTGCGGTAAAGCAGTGTTGTTGATCAGCGCCATCTTCCTTCTGATCAAAAGCGCCATCCCGCCAGCGCGCAGGTGTGGCCGGATTGGCATCCAGGGGTTGTAATGCATTGTCCAAGCTACGGGTCAGTAGTTGTAGCCCCTCAGCGGGGCTCCAATTCGCAGGCACCGTTGTGCTCAGGCTGAAGGTTGTGAGCGGCTGCTGAGTAGAGCTGCGTAGCCATTCACCGTTTTGGGTATCGATGTCCCATTGCTGCACCGATGATTGCCATTGCAGGCGCGGGGGAATGGCTTGAGCCAAGCCGGGGTAGTGGTCAACGTTGTTCTCGGCATTGATCCAGCGCATAGGGCGATCAAATTGCAAATCAATGTGTAGCGTTTGACCGGGTTCCAAATCTTGCGCGGACTGCACATCCAACTGACGCTCTTGAGCAACCTCTCGCCACTGGGCTTGATAAACAATGGCGCCTGAGGTGCTGCGCGCTGTGACCCTGCGTAGCCAGGGCCGGCCCTGGCTGAGGTTAGCGGCCAGCAGTAGCATCTGCCGGGCATCTACACGCATGGCGGGAACGATGCGCTCGGGCAGGATAAATCCATCCCGGGTCACCCCGCGTCCACCATACTCTGCCGAGCTCTGTGCGGGCTCTAACTCCAGAGTGTAAGCCGGCACCTTGAGCTCGAAACCAAACAGCTCATCGGTAGCGCCAATGCCGAAGTCGCCGCAGCCCTCGCCGGTATTAGGGTTGCCGGTGGGCACATTGCGGTAGGGAGTGCGCGCCGCCAAGCGAAAACGCTCCACCCAGTCGTTGGCGGTGCTGTCCAGGCGCGGGAGACCAAAGCAGTTCCAGAAGTAGAGGCGTCCAAAGCTATGGACATCGACATAAAGGCGGAGTTGATCCGGTGATGCTTGGCTGACCCAGTCCTCCAACAAGGCAGTTTCAGGCTCGCTACCGCGGTCTTCGCCGTGGTAGACCAGCCGATCGGGGGAGTTGCTGGATCGGCCTAAATCGCTGCTGCTGGCCCAAAACCGCCCTACGTTGCGATTCAGGTCCACGCCCAGCAGGGTGTTAGCAGTGGTGTCCAGGTTGTTGTCGGCGTCACGCAGGTTTTTTCGCCGCATGCGGCCATCGCGGGGGACGGAGGTACTCGCCGCGCAGTTTGCGCCAACACCAGGCTGCTCCGGTGCTTCGCAAATGCGGGTCTGAGCCGCAATCTGCTGTGTATGGGCTAAACCATCAGGGTTCATCACCGTGAGTAGGCACAGCGGTATGCTTTGTGCGGCCCAGCTAACCAGGGGCTGCTGCCTCTCCAGGGTTAGCCATTCGGCTAGTCCTAAAACGGCTTCGGGCGAGGCCCATTCCCGTGCATGGATGCCCCCGGTATAGAGCACCTGCGTGGCTTCATCGGGCCCAAAGCACAAGGCCTCGATAGGCCGATCTTCTAGGCTGCGGCCCCACTCCTCCAAACGTGGGCCTTGGCTCTCCACGGCCAATTCTCGATGTCTGAGATAGATGCCGGCAAGACTGCGAAATCCAGCCAGGGGCTGGCTTTGATCCGCGACTTGGGGCACTGGGTAACCTAAGGCGACACGGTCAGAGTCGGCCTCGGGATTCGTCTCCACGTAGGTCAACACACGAGCTTGGGCGCAGGGACTCAGGAGGAGGGCGATAGTCAGGACGCGTTTGAGCATTAGTCGTCCACCACATTGCTACCCGCATGAATCAGGACCAACGCGGCCAGCTTGCGCTCCGCGCTGCCCAGGGCCTTGGTGCTTTTCCAGCGATGGGCTTGCTGCAGCGCGGCTGGCCAAAGTGCCAATCCTGCAGCGACTGCGGGTAGGTCTGTTTGAGTACTCCAAGCTGCAGCCAGGATCTTTTGTGCACGAGGGTCTCCTACGGCAGCACGTCGACCCCAGGCCTTCCAAGCCTGATTCGACAGCGCGGGGTTGTGGCTCAATGCCTGCAACTCGGTGTGACTGAGGTTGGGCAGCTCGCGTTGTATGTGGCGCAGGCTGCTCGCGGATTGCGCCCGCTCTAACCAGGTATGTCGCCAGTCCGGGGCATCTATGCGCTGTGCCAAATAGGCGAGCAAGGGCTCGGGCCAGGCATGCTCAGGTCCAGCGGCAAGAACCTCTGGTGGTAGCGGGTCGCAGCTATGAAGCCAGCGTGACCATGCCTGGATCTCTACCTCTGAAGCTTGGCCGGCTTGAGGCAGCTCTTTCCAACCAGCCTGTAGTTCTTGCACTTTGGCAGCGATATCAAGCTGCATGAGGGCCGCGTTTGCCATTGCCGCCATAGACAGACGGCTAGGTGCGTGGCCGGCGCGGCTTTCCGCAAAGCTGGCGTCCGAGCGTTGTGGATAGTCTAGCCATTGCTCCAACCATGCTCGTTGCGATGGATCGGGCTGGTCATACAGCGCTTGAATGCGCGCAGCTACGGTCGCATCTGGGCTCTGGGCCCAGGTCAGGACCGAGAAGGTGGCCAGACAAATGCCAGTCAATGTCAATATCTCTCGCATAAGGGCATTCTAGCCTGCTGGGTCGCTATGGCTGCAGCTCCCGAAGAGACGGTAATGCAGGCGCGGAATCACGGTCTTAGGCTTGAGGGTGATGTCTGTTGCCTGTGCGCCATTGGTGGTTGAGATTGCGAGCACAGCGATTGACTCATCATCTTCCCAAACAAGGCCATTCGACCGCATGGATCCAGATCAAGCACTCGACGCGTTTTGTGCAGCATTACTGCTGGATCAGGGGCTGTCAGAGCGTAGTGTCGAGGCCTACCGCAGCGATATTCGGGCCTTACTCAAGCTGGCTGCGCGGGCACAGCTCGATTGGCGGGAGCTCAATAGCGCACAAATGCAGCAGTGGTTGGCCGAATCTGGCCTGGCCGCAGGTACTCAGGCGCGACGGATTGCGAGCTGGCGCGCCTTTTTTCGCTGGGCCGCGCAAACGGGCCAAGTCAGTCCTAATGTGGCGGCGGCGCTGCAGCGCCCCAAGACAAACCGCCCACTGCCGAGGGTATTGACGGCTGAAGATGTGGACCGGCTATTGGCAGCGCCACCGCTGGAGAATGCTAAGGGGCTGCGCGATCGCACCATGCTGGAGCTGATGTACGGCTGTGGCCTGAGGGTGAGTGAGTTAGTCGGTTTGGCGGCTCATCAGTTGCACTTAGATGGGGGCTACTTGCTCATTCGTGGTAAGGGGGATAAAGAGCGCCTAGTGCCGCTGGGTGGCGAGGCCCTGTATTGGGTCCAGCGCTATCTGCGCGAAGCTTGGCCGCAGCTTCGTCTTGCGCGCCGCGCAGATGTACTCTTTCCGGGCCGCAACGGCGCCATGACTCGGCAGAACTTTTGGCGCATTATCAAGAATCTAGCCGTGCAGGCAGGTGTTTCGTCAGAGCTGTCTCCGCATGGTTTGCGGCATGCATTTGCCACCCATCTATTAGAAAATGGCGCAGACTTAAGGGCTGTGCAGATGCTGCTTGGGCACCAAGATTTGTCGACCACGCAAATCTACACCCATGTCGCCAAAGCCAGGCTGGCTCAACTGCACGCTCAGCACCATCCGCGTGCCTAAGAGGTACGGGCTGAATGTCTGAAATGCCCGTGAATGGCACAAAAGGCAAAGCGCTGGGTCCAAGGGGCCAACATGACACACACAAGTAGGACGATTGTCACCATGATTAAGCACCTGACTGCGGCACTGATGATTGCATTTAGTGCGCATGCAGCAGCGGATGACCAACAGGCCATCAAGCATATTTTTTCCAGCCTCAAGCCGGCCATGGCGAGCCTCAATATCGACGATATTCGGCCCAGTCCGGTGGAGGGGATTTACGAAGTGGCCCGTGGAATGGCCTTCTTCTACGTGACGTCTGACGCCCGCTATGTGTTCAGTGGCGATCTCGTCGACGTACAAAGTGGCGTTTCCATTACCGAGCAAGAGCGCAAAACGCTGCGCCTGCGGGAATTGGAACGCGTAGGGGGCGGCTCCTTCATTAGCTTCCCGGCCGAGAATGAAAAGTATGTGATCACCGTTTTTACGGATATTGATTGTGGTTACTGCCGCAAGCTGCATCGGGAAATGGCGGAGTACAACAAACGTGGAATTACCGTTCGCTATGCTTTCTACCCGCGTAGCGGCCCAAATACCCCAAGCTTCCAAAAGGCCGAAGCGGTGTGGTGTGCCGATGATCAAAACGAGGCCATGACCACCGCCAAAATGGGTGGAGAGGTGTCCGGGGATAATTGCGAAAACCCTGTGATGGCGCAATACGAAGCGGGTCAGGCTGTAGGCGTTCGAGGCACACCGGCGGTGATCTTGCCGGACGGCAGCATGCAACCGGGATATCTGCCAGCCGAGCGCTTGCTAAGCGTTCTCAAGGACGGAGGACAGGGCTAATGAGTGCAGAGAACATCGTTTGGCATGATCACCAGGTCAGCCATGCAGAGCGCGTCGCGCAACGCGGCCAGAAACCCGCAATCCTCTGGTTTACAGGCCTGAGTGGCAGCGGTAAATCGACGATTGCCAATGCTGTTGAAGTTGAACTTCTCAAGCGTGGAGCGTTTAGCTACCTTCTTGATGGCGACAACGTCCGCCATGGCCTCTGCAAAGACCTAGGTTTTACTGACGCCGAACGGGTGGAGAATATTCGCCGCATTGGCGAGGTGTCGAAACTCTTTGTGGATGCCGGGCTCATTGTGCTCACGGCATTCATCTCGCCCTTCCGTGCTGATCGAGATATGGTCCGCGCCTTAGTGCCAGACGGCCAATTTGTGGAAATTTTTGTGGACACCGATTTGGCCATCTGCGAGTCGCGCGATCCCAAGGGTCTCTACCGCAAGGCGCGCGCGGGTCAGATTCCCAACTTCACCGGCATCGACTCCCCCTACGAGGCTCCGGAGGCGCCAGAGTTAGTACTGAGAACAGCCGAGGGAGACCCTGGCGTGATGGCTCAGCAGGTGTTGGACTACTTGCAGGAGCAAGGCTTACTAGCCGGCGGCTAAATCTGGTTGGCTTGAGGGGAGACACA
Encoded here:
- the xerD gene encoding site-specific tyrosine recombinase XerD, which codes for MDPDQALDAFCAALLLDQGLSERSVEAYRSDIRALLKLAARAQLDWRELNSAQMQQWLAESGLAAGTQARRIASWRAFFRWAAQTGQVSPNVAAALQRPKTNRPLPRVLTAEDVDRLLAAPPLENAKGLRDRTMLELMYGCGLRVSELVGLAAHQLHLDGGYLLIRGKGDKERLVPLGGEALYWVQRYLREAWPQLRLARRADVLFPGRNGAMTRQNFWRIIKNLAVQAGVSSELSPHGLRHAFATHLLENGADLRAVQMLLGHQDLSTTQIYTHVAKARLAQLHAQHHPRA
- a CDS encoding DsbC family protein, with the protein product MIKHLTAALMIAFSAHAAADDQQAIKHIFSSLKPAMASLNIDDIRPSPVEGIYEVARGMAFFYVTSDARYVFSGDLVDVQSGVSITEQERKTLRLRELERVGGGSFISFPAENEKYVITVFTDIDCGYCRKLHREMAEYNKRGITVRYAFYPRSGPNTPSFQKAEAVWCADDQNEAMTTAKMGGEVSGDNCENPVMAQYEAGQAVGVRGTPAVILPDGSMQPGYLPAERLLSVLKDGGQG
- the cysC gene encoding adenylyl-sulfate kinase, which encodes MSAENIVWHDHQVSHAERVAQRGQKPAILWFTGLSGSGKSTIANAVEVELLKRGAFSYLLDGDNVRHGLCKDLGFTDAERVENIRRIGEVSKLFVDAGLIVLTAFISPFRADRDMVRALVPDGQFVEIFVDTDLAICESRDPKGLYRKARAGQIPNFTGIDSPYEAPEAPELVLRTAEGDPGVMAQQVLDYLQEQGLLAGG